ATGGACCTCACATCTGTGAAAACGATTGACCGCTTTGACCAGGAGGAGTTTCTAGTCAGAACATCGCAAGGCGTATTGCAAATCCGCGGGGAGGAATTGCGTATTGTACATCTGGACGTGGACAAGGGCTTATTGACGCTTGAAGGCTCTGTCCAAACACTGCAATACGATGATGAAGACGCAGCAGGTTCACGCAATTTCCTTCATAAACTATTCGGATGAGTCTGTCCGTCCAGTTCTTCAGTCTGTTGGCGATGATCGGAACAGGGATTGCGGCTGGAATAGTAATGGATTTATTCGGGACAATTGTCGCGGCAAGCGATAAACGTTCATTCATTAAAAGATGGGCATTCTGGTTTGAATGCATGGTTTGGATTGGGTTAGGAATCGGGGCATTTTTAGTATTGATCATGGTGCGCGGCGGGGCATGGAGAATGTATGACCCTGTCGCCCAGATCAGTGGCTTGTTATTATATGCAGCTGTTTTTTATCATCCCGCGCGGTTCGCAGGCAGACTACTGTTACTTGTGGTGCTTAGGCCGATCTGGCTCATCATTCGTCTTGTCTTCCTGACGTGCCGGCGTATTATTTATTTGATTGTCTCGGTTTTGTCACTGATTATGTCACCGTTTATCCGAATTGCAAAGAACATAGGGAAATTCCTTCAAAATAAATGCAGAGTACTATATAATAGAGTGCAATAGCGGAATTACGTCAGAAAGGTGTGTGCGCCATGAAAGAACCACAGAAGCCCTCAACTAAGAATGTCACATCAATCGATACAGAATATGTGCGCTCTATGCAAAAAAAAGAAAATTATAAAAAAGCACAAAAAAAACGCCTTCGTAATCGTTTGGCCGTCTTTTTTGTCATCGTTTGTGTGGTGGCTGGAAGTTTATTCAACATGAATGCAGGACAGAAAGAAATCCTTGCAGCTAAACTGAAGGAAAAAGCGCAGGCAGAGGCGACGCTGGAAGATTTGAAAGCCCAGCAGGAACAATTGAATACACAGCTGATCCGCTTGGATGACGATGAATACATTGCCAAACTTGCACGGAAAGAATACTTTCTTTCTGAGTCCGATGAGATCATTTTTTCCATTCCTGATAAGAAAAAAGAGTCAGAAAAAGAGATGAGAAAAGAGTAGTCATGTTGACACTCTTTTTTTGTTGGCTATAATATAAGTAGGAGCCTGTAAAATACAGGCACTGCCAATATGGTTGATAGGCTTACGAGCCGCTTAAAACTTAAGGAGGAGCATTTTTTTTATGTCAATTGAAGTAGGCAGCAAGTTAGAGGGTAAAGTAACCGGGATCACAAATTTTGGGGCATTTGTTGAATTGCCGAACGGGTCCACAGGATTAGTCCATATTAGTGAAGTAGCTGACAATTATGTCAAAGATATAAACGATCATTTAAAAGTCGGCGATATGGTTGAAGTGAAAGTAATGAATGTGGGATCTGACGGTAAAATCGGTCTTTCCATCCGTAAGGCGAAGCCTGAGTCAGAACGTCCACAGCGTCCGCAACGTCCACAGAGACCTCGCCAAGGCAGCAAACCGAGCTTTGAACGACCAGAGAATTTCGAGCAGAAAATGGCGAAATTCATGAAGGACAGCGAAGAACGTCTAACTACCTTAAAGAGAGCGACAGAGTCCAAACGTGGCGGCCGTGGAGCCAGAAGAGGATAACTTGCTGTCTGTTTCAACTGTGAACTAAAATTAGATGACATCCTTTACGTATGTTCCGCAACATGGAGCATACGTTTTTTTGCGTAAAAGGTGCAGCGGCGGATCTGCCGCGGGCCGGTGCCGAAGCACTTCCCATGAATTTTTATTGCATGATAAAAACCTCCTGCCTAAGCAAGAGGTTTTTCGTGTTTCTATAATAGCGGCGGAGGGGGTCGAACCCACGACCTTGCGGGTATGAACCGCACGCTCTAGCCAGCTGAGCTACGCCGCCAAGACATTTGTGCGTTAAAAACGTGTATTTCAAACGCAACGTCTCTAATCATACTAGGCAATTGATAAAGTGTCAACAGGTCTTTTGCAAAAAGAAAAAACATACGGATAACGTCGAAATGTTTTGTGAATACCCCGCCACAAACAGACAAAATTTCTCGCAGATGGCATGTATAGTTTTAGGTAAGAGAACATAGGGGGTATGGGAAATGAAGATGATAGATAATATGGAGCGACCATTTGTACAGATGTTCAGAGCATCATGGCAAGAGCTGATGAACCGGAAAGTCTACTTGATGACGGCTCTTCTTTTCTTAGTGGGATCATTCTTTCTGTCTCAGGCAGTAGTATTCGATATGGCAGTGCCGTTCTTCTTGCCGATCTGGGCCTTGGCGAGTATGCGCTATCGCAAGCATATGATTTTCGTGTTCATAGGAGGAATGGCCGGCAGTGCGTTTCTCGGGATCGGACAAGCAGTCATCCATCTGGCCCAATTGCTGTTGTTCCACGCAATCATTAAGATCCCTAAGGTGAAGAGATCCATTCCGATCGCTGTGGCAGGAGCGATGATTATTCCTCAGCTGACTTGGCAGCTCATTAAATACAGTGACGGAATGATGCCGCTGGCGGTTCAGCTGTCGATTGGACTGGAAGCGCTGTTAGCTTTATTCATGACAATTTTTATGTTACTGGCCTTTCCTTCTATAGAACGTTTGCTGTACGGTCCGTGGAATCCCGAACAAATCAGTGCCATGTGTATCGTCGGAGCGCTGGCAGCAACAGGTATGGGCGGTTTTCAGATTGGCACAGTATCGGTAGCCGGGGTCTTTCTGTTTCTTGCGATATATGTAGCCGCTGTAGTGGGGGGTGTTCCGTTTGCCACGACAGTCGGGATGATTATCGCATTAATTATAGGAGTGTCCGAACTTTCATTCACCGGCATGATGGCGCTTTATGGTATGACCGGACTGCTCGCAGGCTCGCTGAAGCGGTTTGGAAAAATCGGTATTGTGACGGGCAGCTTATTTGTTTCGCTATTTTTCCTTCTATATGATGCCACGCTGCCGCTCGATACCGTTCACTTTTCAACCGTTGGCGCGGCGGCCTTGCTGTTTGTGCTGATTCCGTCACGGAAATTAAGCCAAATACGGCAAATATTCCTGCCGAAACAGGAAGGTATATCAGAGAAGCGTCAACAATGGCTAGCGGATAAGCTGGATGGACAGCTTGAGGAATTTCAGCAGTTCGCTCATTTTATGTCAACGCTCGTCAACGACCGCTTGTCTCCGGAAGATGAGATGACCGCAACGAGTCAAATACCGTCCATTTGCCAGTCATGTTTCCGTTACCGGAAGTGCTGGGAAAGTGAAGAGGATGGCATGGAACCGCTGATTGATGAATGGGAAACCACTTATTCCGCCACGAAAAAAGCGGCGCGGGTGCGTGTTGAGCAAAAAATGAAGTATAAATGTCTGCGTTTTAAAGGATTGCTTAATGAATTAGAGGAGCGAGGGGCTAATAAGTTATTAATGGGGCAGCTGCAGCACGGCCGTAAGATGCTGGCATTGCAGTTGCGCGATATGAGCACGCATATTGAGAAAGTAATGCGTGAAGTGAAAGAAGATCTGACAACGTACAAGCTGGCGGAAGAAGAGCTGGCGAACCGCCTGCATGCACAGGCGATAGAGTTTTTCCAAATAGATATTCTGTCGGAGGAACGCGGGGCCTGCCGGATTGTTATTTCTGTGCCCGAGAAAAAGGCGGACTTTGAAGCAGAAACGACGGTTGGCGAGTATTTATTATTGCCTATATTAGAGCAGATGTATGATGAACCGATGTATATTTCAAAATCAAGCTATCAGCCGTTTCCGTTTCCGCATGTGCAGCTGACATTCAGCTCAGCCGTCCGTTTTTCGTTGGATTACGATATTGTCACAACAGCGGGCAAAGGTTCATTCCACGGCGGGGATGCCTATGAATTATTTAAGATTCACGACGGACTGTCCGCAGTTCTGTTATCTGACGGAATGGGTTCAGACATCAATGCGTACCATGAAAGCCGTAAAGTGATCCGGCTGATGCGAGAGTGTCTGGGACAGAAAATGGATCCTGAAACAGCGATTCATACATTGCATTATATGATGGCGCTGAATGGATTGGATGATATGTATGCCACGCTTGATCTGGCATTGATCGATTTGCAGGAAGGCCGGCTGTGGTCATGGAAGGCAGGTTCGATGAGTACGTATATAAAGAGAAGCGATGAGTGCATACGGCTGGACAGTAAGACAGTGCCGTTTGGTTTCTTGCCTTCATTCTCAATAGAAGCAAAAAATGAAAAGCTGAAATCCGGTGATATCGTGGTAATGATGACCGATGGTATATTTAATGGAGATATTCCGCTTGATATCCAGGAAGACGTAATGAATCAGACGATAGAACGTTTTAAAGAGATGGATTGCCGTACGATTGCCGACCAGGTGATGATGGAAATGGAGCGCGTATTTGAATCGGTGGAAGATGACCGTACAATACTCGTGATGAAGGTCGGCCATATCGTGCCAAGTTGGTCAAAAGCCAATAAGCAACCCCGAATCATTTCTAGCTAAAGAATGATAGAATAGAGAGAGGGGGAGATGGGTCATGAAGAGTTTGCAGCAAAAGGTATTGAAGTTCATTGAAAAGCAAACGCTGATTCCTCCCGGCTCTCGTGTATTGGTTGCCTGTTCGGGCGGTGTGGATTCCATTGCACTGCTTCACTTTCTTGCAGCGCATCGGCAATTGCTGGCTATTGAAGTAGGTGCCATCCACGTAGATCATATGCTGCGCGGGGCCGAGTCAGCTGAAGATGCGTTTGTGGTGGAGCGGCTGTGCGAGGAATTCGGGCTGCCTTTTTACTCTGAACAAGTGCCGATTCCCGCTCTGCTGAAGAATCAGGGCGGCAATATGCAGCAGCTTTGCAGGCAGCAGCGTTATGCATGTTTTGAACAGACGATGTCACGGGACCAGTTCACCGTCCTTGCCACTGCGCATCACGCGGACGATCAATTGGAGACGGTGCTGATTCAGTTAAGTAAAGGACAGTCAGTAAACGGTATGCCGATACGGCGTGAATTTCATTCGGGCGAAGTGGTCCGTCCCTTCCTTCCATTGGAAAAGAGCGAGCTGTACGAGTATGCGTCACATTACAGGCTGCCATTCAGGGAAGATCCGAGCAATGAACGGGATGACTATTTACGCAATCGTCTCCGTCATCGCGTCGTGCCCGTACTGTCTGACGAAAACCCGTCCGTTGCGGTCAATACGGTCCGCCAGACGGAGCAGCGCCAGGCGGATGAAAGGTTTCTGAATGAACTTGCCGGGCAACATTGGCAATCGATAGTCACGTATACTGATGAACAGCTTCCCTCATTTCAGCGGGAGGCATTTCTTACTATTCCCCACGCTTTACAAAAGCGCGTGATTCAACTACTATTAAACTGTCTTACTGACCGGATGGCAGTGAACGCTGAACGCCGTTCTGCATTGGTGGAAGAACTGTTACAGCATATCGAGAACTCGGCCGGGAATGTTACAATTGATTTGGCATATGGCTATCGGTTTGTCAGGGAATATGATAAACTGCTAGTTACAAAAAAGGATATAGATACAGCGTCTCTTCATCCAAAAGTACTTGAAAAAGGTATTTGGCATACGTGGGGATCTATTCATTTTTACTGGCATCACGCCAATGCACATGCAACCGGACACTTTTTACCTTCAGATGAAATTAGGTATTTTCAATTACCCGATTCCGAACTGCCGCTGACCGTGCGGCTGCCGGCTGCGGGTGACAGACTTCAGCTTAAGGGCATGTCTCAGCCGAAACGTGTGAATCGGTTATTTATTGATGAAAAAGTGGGTATCATGCAAAGGAATCAACAGCCGGTCATTACAACAGCGGGTGGTACCGTATGTGCTGTGCCTGGTGTGCGGTATGGTGAAATGTTTTCATGCAGCCAACTGGAAGGCGATTCATACATATGGATTACGCGAGAAGGCGAAAGCAGATAATATGGAGGAGGACGGGCCGATGATCACGCAAGATATCGAGCAAGTTTTAATAACGGAAGAGCAGCTTCAGGAAAAAGTTCTTGAGCTGGGAGCTACACTAACAGAAGAGTACCGCGATAAGTTTCCTTTGGCGGTTGGCGTATTAAAAGGGGCACTTCCATTCATGAGTGACCTTATTAAGCGCATCGATACGTATATTGAATTAGATTTTATGGATGTTTCGAGCTATGGCAATGCAACAGTTTCTTCAGGTGAAGTCAAGATTGTAAAAGATTTGAACACCAGTATAGAAGGACGCGATGTGCTGATTATTGAAGATATTATTGACAGCGGAAAAACGTTGAATTACTTAGTGGAGCTGTTTAAATACAGAAAGGCCAACTCCATTAAAATTGTTACATTGCTTGATAAGCCGACTGGACGCAAAGTGGATTTGAAAGCAGACTATGTAGGCTTTGACGTACCGGACGCATTTGTGGTTGGTTATGGACTGGATTACGCAGAAAAGTATCGAAACCTGCCGTATATCGGTGTGTTGAAAAAAGAGATTTATTCTTTTTAACATTTTTTGACGGGCCGTTTATCAAACCGGCGAAAAGCCTTTTTCCTTAAGGCATTTTCATTGTAGAGATCTCTTGCTTTATGTTAAAATTTACAATAGTTTTCTGTTTAGTTTTGTGTTGAATGAGATGAGGAGGCTTGGGATGAATCGAATACTTCGATACTTTCTTTTATATGGATTGATTTTCCTCGCGATCATGGGGATTTTCAGTTCGCTTAACAATCCAAATCCGAAGATGAAACCGATTCGGTATGACGAATTCGTCACGGCGCTGGAACAGGGAAAAGTCGAAAATGCAACTTTTCAGCCGTTACAGCTCGTGTATGAAGTAAAAGGTGAAATGGCCGGCTACGAAAAGGGAGAAACTTTCGTAACGAACATTCCTACAAATGATATGGACAGTATTGGTGAAGTTGTTAAAACGACTAAAACTGAGATTGAAATCCTGCCGCCGAAAGAAACTAGCGCATGGGTATCGTTCTTTACAGGCCTTGTACCATTCATTATTATTATTATCCTTTTCTTCTTCTTACTGAACCAATCACAAGGCGGCGGTGGCGGCAAAGTGATGAACTTCGGGAAAAGTAAAGCGAAACTGCAATCCGATGATCGGAAGAAAGTACGTTTCAATGATGTTGCTGGTGCAGATGAAGAAAAAGCTGAGCTTGAAGAAGTCGTGGATTTCTTGAAAGATGCCAGCAAATTTGTGGAGTTAGGCGCGAGAATTCCTAAAGGGATCTTGCTCGTAGGACCGCCTGGTACAGGTAAGACATTACTTGCGCGTGCGGTCGCAGGTGAATCAGGAGTGCCGTTCTTCTCGATTTCAGGTTCTGATTTCGTGGAGATGTTCGTAGGTGTCGGTGCTTCCCGAGTGCGTGATTTATTTGAGAACGCCAAGAAGAATTCACCATGTATTATCTTTATTGATGAAATTGATGCAGTTGGACGTCAGCGTGGAGCCGGCTTAGGCGGCGGTCACGATGAGCGTGAGCAAACATTGAACCAATTGCTGGTTGAAATGGATGGGTTTGAAGGAAACGAAGGGATCATTATCGTTGCTGCAACAAACCGTCCGGATATTTTGGACCCTGCACTTCTTCGTCCGGGGCGTTTCGACCGTCAAATCACGGTTGGCCGTCCAGACGTAAAAGGAAGAGAAGCGGTGTTGAAGGTTCACGCGCGCAACAAGCCGCTTGACGATACAGTCGATATGAAAGCTCTTGCTCAACGCACTCCGGGATTCTCTGGTGCGGATCTTGAGAACTTGTTGAACGAAGCAGCTCTTGTGGCGGCAAGAAGAAATAAAGCTAAAATTGATATGTCCGATATTGATGAAGCAACGGATCGCGTAATCGCGGGACCTGCGAAAACCAATCGTGTCATTTCGCAAAAAGAACGAAACATCGTTGCATTCCACGAAGCGGGTCACGTGGTTGTGGGCTTAATGCTCGATGATGCAGAAATCGTCCATAAAGTGACTATTGTTCCCCGCGGGCAGGCCGGCGGTTATGCTGTCATGCTTCCAAAAGAGGACCGTTACTTTATGACAAAACCTGAATTGCTCGATAAAATTGCGTGTCTTTTAGGCGGACGTGTATCAGAGGAGATTGTGCTTGGTGAAGTATCAACCGGGGCACATAATGACTTCCAGCGCGCTACTGGCATTGCGCGTTCGATGGTAACAGAATACGGAATGAGCGATAAGATCGGCCCGATGCAGTTCGGACAGACGCAAGGGAATCAGGTATTCCTTGGACGTGATTTCAACTCAGACCAGAACTATTCTGAAGCAATTGCATACGAGATTGACTCTGAAATGCAGAAAATTATTAAAGAACAATATGAACGTACAAGAAAGATTTTGACTGAAAACCGAGAATTGCTTAATCTGATTGCAACGACTTTATTAGAAGTCGAAACGCTGGATGCGGAACAAATCAATCACCTGAAAAATCACGGTGTCTTACCGGATAGACCTTACGAAAACGGTAACGGCAATGACGATAAGAATGCAGCGCCATCCACTGCGGATACTGCAACTGTTGAAACGCCGGATACAAAGCCGGGTGCAACTCCGGACGTAACGGGTGCACCGAGTGATCCGTCTACAGGAGACTTGCCGCGTGAAGGTGGAGCCACTGACAAAACGCTTCCGCCGATTGATGAAGAACGCAGAGACTAAGCGAGCCTGCAGCCGACTGTACTTAACAGTCGGCTGTTTTCTATGAATGGACATCAGTGCACAACCACAGTATAATCGTGCAGAATTATGATATGATGTACGGGAAAAGTCAGAGCAAGAGAGGAAAACGACTATGTTATTAGTATTGGATACAGGGAATACCAATATCGTGCTGGGTGTATATGAAGGAGATCAACTGAAATACCACTGGCGAATGGAAACTTACCGTCACAAGACGGAAGATGAATATGCGATGCAAGTCAAAGCGATGTTCCAGCATGTGGGGATTTCATTTACAGACATTACAGGTATTATTATTTCCTCCGTGGTGCCGCCTGTCATGTTTCCGCTGGAGCAAATGTGTAAAAAGTACTTCAATCAGAAGCCGCTGGTCGTAGGGCCGGGATTGAAAACCGGATTAAACATTAAATATGAGAACCCGCGTGAAGTCGGTGCGGACCGAATTGTCAATGCAGTAGCGGCGATCCGCGAATACGGCAGTCCATTGATCATAGTGGATTTCGGAACCGCTACGACGTATTGTTATGTCAATGAACGCGGAGAATATATGGGTGGTTCTATCGCGCCGGGGATTAAGATTTCCATGGAAGCGCTGTTTGACCGTGCGTCCAAACTTCCGCGTGTGCAACTGGACCGCCCTGAATCTGTAGTGGGAAAAAACACGGTAGCTGCTATGCAGTCGGGTATCGTCTTCGGATACGTCGGACAGGTAGAAGGTATCGTTAACCGTATAAAAGAAGACTGCGAAGTGGAACCTACAGTTATCGCGACAGGCGGGATGGCAGAATTGATTGCATCGGAAACAAAAGTGATCGATGTCGTCGACAACTTCCTGACCCTGAAGGGATTACATCTGATCTATGAAAGAAATTTGTAAGGAGTGAATGAAATGACGACAGATTATTTAGTAAAAGCGTTAGCGTTTGACGGCCAAATACGTGCATATGCCGTGCGTTCTACCGAAACGGCGGGAGAAGTGCAGCGCCGTCACCAAATGTGGCCGACAGCAACTGCTGCTCTTGGGCGTACTATTTCAGCCGCGGTTATGATGGGTGCCATGCTCAAAGGTGAAGACAGCATCACGGTAAAGGTACAGGGGAATGGTCCGATTGGTCCAATCATCGTCGATGCCAATGCAAAAGGAGAGGTTCGCGGCTATGCGAC
The Sporosarcina sp. P33 genome window above contains:
- the yabP gene encoding sporulation protein YabP, whose translation is MQIQTDSSMYTIPSGDHVVTMRNRKRMDLTSVKTIDRFDQEEFLVRTSQGVLQIRGEELRIVHLDVDKGLLTLEGSVQTLQYDDEDAAGSRNFLHKLFG
- the yabQ gene encoding spore cortex biosynthesis protein YabQ, coding for MSLSVQFFSLLAMIGTGIAAGIVMDLFGTIVAASDKRSFIKRWAFWFECMVWIGLGIGAFLVLIMVRGGAWRMYDPVAQISGLLLYAAVFYHPARFAGRLLLLVVLRPIWLIIRLVFLTCRRIIYLIVSVLSLIMSPFIRIAKNIGKFLQNKCRVLYNRVQ
- a CDS encoding septum formation initiator family protein gives rise to the protein MKEPQKPSTKNVTSIDTEYVRSMQKKENYKKAQKKRLRNRLAVFFVIVCVVAGSLFNMNAGQKEILAAKLKEKAQAEATLEDLKAQQEQLNTQLIRLDDDEYIAKLARKEYFLSESDEIIFSIPDKKKESEKEMRKE
- a CDS encoding S1 domain-containing RNA-binding protein; amino-acid sequence: MSIEVGSKLEGKVTGITNFGAFVELPNGSTGLVHISEVADNYVKDINDHLKVGDMVEVKVMNVGSDGKIGLSIRKAKPESERPQRPQRPQRPRQGSKPSFERPENFEQKMAKFMKDSEERLTTLKRATESKRGGRGARRG
- a CDS encoding SpoIIE family protein phosphatase translates to MKMIDNMERPFVQMFRASWQELMNRKVYLMTALLFLVGSFFLSQAVVFDMAVPFFLPIWALASMRYRKHMIFVFIGGMAGSAFLGIGQAVIHLAQLLLFHAIIKIPKVKRSIPIAVAGAMIIPQLTWQLIKYSDGMMPLAVQLSIGLEALLALFMTIFMLLAFPSIERLLYGPWNPEQISAMCIVGALAATGMGGFQIGTVSVAGVFLFLAIYVAAVVGGVPFATTVGMIIALIIGVSELSFTGMMALYGMTGLLAGSLKRFGKIGIVTGSLFVSLFFLLYDATLPLDTVHFSTVGAAALLFVLIPSRKLSQIRQIFLPKQEGISEKRQQWLADKLDGQLEEFQQFAHFMSTLVNDRLSPEDEMTATSQIPSICQSCFRYRKCWESEEDGMEPLIDEWETTYSATKKAARVRVEQKMKYKCLRFKGLLNELEERGANKLLMGQLQHGRKMLALQLRDMSTHIEKVMREVKEDLTTYKLAEEELANRLHAQAIEFFQIDILSEERGACRIVISVPEKKADFEAETTVGEYLLLPILEQMYDEPMYISKSSYQPFPFPHVQLTFSSAVRFSLDYDIVTTAGKGSFHGGDAYELFKIHDGLSAVLLSDGMGSDINAYHESRKVIRLMRECLGQKMDPETAIHTLHYMMALNGLDDMYATLDLALIDLQEGRLWSWKAGSMSTYIKRSDECIRLDSKTVPFGFLPSFSIEAKNEKLKSGDIVVMMTDGIFNGDIPLDIQEDVMNQTIERFKEMDCRTIADQVMMEMERVFESVEDDRTILVMKVGHIVPSWSKANKQPRIISS
- the tilS gene encoding tRNA lysidine(34) synthetase TilS, coding for MKSLQQKVLKFIEKQTLIPPGSRVLVACSGGVDSIALLHFLAAHRQLLAIEVGAIHVDHMLRGAESAEDAFVVERLCEEFGLPFYSEQVPIPALLKNQGGNMQQLCRQQRYACFEQTMSRDQFTVLATAHHADDQLETVLIQLSKGQSVNGMPIRREFHSGEVVRPFLPLEKSELYEYASHYRLPFREDPSNERDDYLRNRLRHRVVPVLSDENPSVAVNTVRQTEQRQADERFLNELAGQHWQSIVTYTDEQLPSFQREAFLTIPHALQKRVIQLLLNCLTDRMAVNAERRSALVEELLQHIENSAGNVTIDLAYGYRFVREYDKLLVTKKDIDTASLHPKVLEKGIWHTWGSIHFYWHHANAHATGHFLPSDEIRYFQLPDSELPLTVRLPAAGDRLQLKGMSQPKRVNRLFIDEKVGIMQRNQQPVITTAGGTVCAVPGVRYGEMFSCSQLEGDSYIWITREGESR
- the hpt gene encoding hypoxanthine phosphoribosyltransferase, which translates into the protein MITQDIEQVLITEEQLQEKVLELGATLTEEYRDKFPLAVGVLKGALPFMSDLIKRIDTYIELDFMDVSSYGNATVSSGEVKIVKDLNTSIEGRDVLIIEDIIDSGKTLNYLVELFKYRKANSIKIVTLLDKPTGRKVDLKADYVGFDVPDAFVVGYGLDYAEKYRNLPYIGVLKKEIYSF
- the ftsH gene encoding ATP-dependent zinc metalloprotease FtsH translates to MNRILRYFLLYGLIFLAIMGIFSSLNNPNPKMKPIRYDEFVTALEQGKVENATFQPLQLVYEVKGEMAGYEKGETFVTNIPTNDMDSIGEVVKTTKTEIEILPPKETSAWVSFFTGLVPFIIIIILFFFLLNQSQGGGGGKVMNFGKSKAKLQSDDRKKVRFNDVAGADEEKAELEEVVDFLKDASKFVELGARIPKGILLVGPPGTGKTLLARAVAGESGVPFFSISGSDFVEMFVGVGASRVRDLFENAKKNSPCIIFIDEIDAVGRQRGAGLGGGHDEREQTLNQLLVEMDGFEGNEGIIIVAATNRPDILDPALLRPGRFDRQITVGRPDVKGREAVLKVHARNKPLDDTVDMKALAQRTPGFSGADLENLLNEAALVAARRNKAKIDMSDIDEATDRVIAGPAKTNRVISQKERNIVAFHEAGHVVVGLMLDDAEIVHKVTIVPRGQAGGYAVMLPKEDRYFMTKPELLDKIACLLGGRVSEEIVLGEVSTGAHNDFQRATGIARSMVTEYGMSDKIGPMQFGQTQGNQVFLGRDFNSDQNYSEAIAYEIDSEMQKIIKEQYERTRKILTENRELLNLIATTLLEVETLDAEQINHLKNHGVLPDRPYENGNGNDDKNAAPSTADTATVETPDTKPGATPDVTGAPSDPSTGDLPREGGATDKTLPPIDEERRD
- a CDS encoding type III pantothenate kinase gives rise to the protein MLLVLDTGNTNIVLGVYEGDQLKYHWRMETYRHKTEDEYAMQVKAMFQHVGISFTDITGIIISSVVPPVMFPLEQMCKKYFNQKPLVVGPGLKTGLNIKYENPREVGADRIVNAVAAIREYGSPLIIVDFGTATTYCYVNERGEYMGGSIAPGIKISMEALFDRASKLPRVQLDRPESVVGKNTVAAMQSGIVFGYVGQVEGIVNRIKEDCEVEPTVIATGGMAELIASETKVIDVVDNFLTLKGLHLIYERNL